A window from uncultured Desulfobacter sp. encodes these proteins:
- a CDS encoding IS1634 family transposase has translation METVKVERIDHLGIVAGVIKDLKIIEMIDSRIPKDEKENISAGEAIAGMVLNGLGFSNRPLSLTPQFFENKPLDVLFRPGVQASDFNHYKLGRSLDDAVDYSSELLFTEIASSTCRSESIHLLFNHLDTSSFSLTGEYLPDSDEHAIKITHGYSKDHRPDLKQAVLELMVSQDGGIPILCKCWDGNASDNTVFKERSSELVRQFKASDTPRYLIMDSKGYTESNASNLKDIPFITRIPGTLFIVKTVIEQALKWDLWAEINDDYQYQTLELGHYGIDQRWLIIRSKGALERAVKSVERTISKEKERAEKQLFHLQAQRFDSEAEAMTVLQELSDKWKYHLVDTIEFKQHIKYAVKGRPTPDTPIKSIKLQINVDLKVNQEKVDQDRDQKSCFVLGTSIPRFQLSDEDVFWGYKGQSKVENGFRFIKDPLFFASSLFVKKPSRVEGMLMVMTLSLLIYSIAQRRMRNELKRLETTLPNQIGKPVQNPTLRWIFQQMEGIDCVNIFHKEGEVHRLISGLNDIRRKILTLFGQTVSEIYQISFE, from the coding sequence TTGGAAACTGTTAAAGTAGAACGTATTGACCACTTGGGTATTGTTGCTGGCGTTATCAAGGATTTGAAAATCATCGAAATGATTGACTCTCGCATACCAAAAGATGAGAAGGAAAATATCAGTGCCGGAGAAGCTATTGCCGGCATGGTTCTCAATGGGCTGGGTTTTTCCAATCGGCCGCTGTCGCTGACGCCTCAATTTTTCGAAAACAAGCCGCTGGATGTTTTGTTCCGTCCCGGGGTGCAAGCCTCGGACTTCAATCACTACAAGCTCGGGCGCAGTCTTGATGATGCGGTCGACTACAGCTCTGAACTGCTTTTCACCGAAATCGCCTCATCTACCTGTCGGTCGGAAAGTATCCATTTACTTTTCAACCATCTGGATACTTCATCTTTTTCATTGACCGGGGAGTATCTTCCTGATTCGGATGAACATGCCATCAAAATAACTCATGGTTACTCCAAAGACCACCGTCCTGATTTGAAACAGGCTGTGCTGGAGCTGATGGTATCCCAGGATGGTGGTATTCCCATTTTGTGTAAGTGCTGGGACGGGAATGCTTCGGATAATACCGTTTTCAAAGAACGCAGCAGTGAACTCGTTCGTCAGTTCAAAGCAAGCGATACCCCTCGTTACCTGATTATGGATTCGAAAGGATATACCGAATCCAATGCTTCCAACTTGAAAGATATCCCGTTTATCACCCGCATCCCGGGAACCCTTTTCATTGTGAAGACCGTCATCGAACAGGCCCTAAAATGGGACCTGTGGGCGGAGATTAACGATGATTATCAGTACCAGACGTTGGAGTTAGGGCATTATGGAATTGATCAACGTTGGTTGATCATTCGATCCAAAGGGGCTCTGGAGCGCGCGGTCAAGAGCGTTGAAAGAACTATTTCAAAAGAGAAGGAACGTGCGGAAAAGCAACTCTTCCATCTTCAGGCCCAACGATTTGACTCGGAAGCCGAAGCAATGACGGTCCTCCAAGAACTCAGTGATAAATGGAAGTATCATCTGGTTGACACTATTGAGTTTAAACAGCACATCAAATATGCCGTCAAAGGTAGACCAACGCCGGATACCCCGATCAAATCAATTAAATTGCAAATCAATGTGGACTTAAAGGTCAATCAAGAAAAAGTCGATCAAGACCGCGATCAGAAATCCTGTTTTGTTCTTGGGACCTCAATTCCAAGATTCCAGTTGAGCGACGAAGATGTATTTTGGGGATATAAAGGCCAGTCTAAGGTCGAGAATGGCTTCCGATTTATCAAAGACCCTTTATTTTTTGCATCGTCGCTGTTTGTCAAAAAGCCATCTCGTGTCGAAGGAATGTTGATGGTGATGACCTTATCATTACTAATTTACTCCATTGCCCAGCGTCGCATGCGGAATGAATTGAAGCGCCTTGAAACAACACTGCCCAATCAGATTGGGAAACCCGTTCAAAACCCCACTCTTCGCTGGATTTTTCAACAAATGGAAGGTATAGACTGTGTGAATATTTTTCATAAAGAGGGCGAAGTACACCGTCTTATCAGTGGGTTAAATGACATACGGAGAAAAATATTAACTCTTTTTGGACAGACCGTATCAGAAATATATCAAATTTCTTTTGAATAG
- the dinB gene encoding DNA polymerase IV — translation MILHVDMDAFFASVEQRDNPDLLGKPVIVAGHSNRSVVSAASYEARQFGIHSAMPVFQAIQKCPHVIIQPGSREKYARDSRKIMAILRQFSPLVEPVSIDEAFLDITGCEKLIGTPEQTAKKIKTDIVNQLALTCSVGGAPVRFLAKIASDMNKPDGLTIIAPAAMMQVIDTLPINKVPGVGAKAMDQMKTLRIETLGDVKKFDLQLLNHKFGSFGQRLFQLARGIDETPIEPERPRKSISGEVTLSHDISNPGEVKSVILAQAHRVGNELRAANLRCRKVGIKLKFSDFSQITRSKTLGTWICSSNAIFDQAVSLYHGLKITKKIRLIGVGVSEFQDTETPVQRSLFDDEPQIHNRQWEAVDRAMDSILAKFGPNALNKASLKNQKISNKYIGDQKVNPLCAVEVIITGRVQGVCFRHETHLAAQERQLSGYVKNMPDRSVHALFQGNQENVQNMLAWCRKGSTFSQVKDVNTRSASVDPALTHFEIRY, via the coding sequence ATGATCCTCCATGTGGACATGGATGCCTTTTTTGCGTCGGTGGAACAGCGGGATAACCCGGACCTTTTGGGCAAACCCGTGATTGTGGCAGGACATTCCAACCGCAGTGTGGTATCTGCGGCAAGTTACGAGGCGCGACAATTCGGCATCCATTCAGCCATGCCGGTTTTCCAGGCGATACAAAAATGTCCCCACGTCATTATCCAGCCGGGCAGCCGGGAAAAATATGCCCGGGACTCAAGAAAGATCATGGCCATTTTAAGGCAATTCTCCCCTTTGGTGGAACCTGTTTCCATTGATGAAGCCTTTCTGGATATCACGGGGTGTGAAAAACTGATCGGCACACCCGAACAGACCGCAAAAAAAATAAAAACCGACATTGTCAATCAGCTGGCCCTGACCTGTTCCGTCGGCGGGGCTCCGGTCCGGTTCCTGGCAAAGATCGCATCGGATATGAACAAACCGGACGGATTGACCATTATTGCGCCGGCAGCAATGATGCAGGTGATTGACACCCTGCCCATCAACAAGGTGCCGGGTGTCGGTGCCAAGGCCATGGATCAAATGAAAACTCTTCGCATTGAGACCCTGGGTGATGTAAAAAAATTTGATCTCCAGTTATTAAACCACAAATTCGGCAGCTTCGGCCAACGACTGTTCCAGTTGGCCCGGGGGATAGACGAGACTCCCATCGAACCGGAAAGACCCCGCAAATCCATTTCCGGAGAAGTCACGTTGTCCCATGATATTTCAAATCCCGGGGAGGTAAAATCCGTAATTCTTGCCCAGGCCCACAGGGTCGGCAATGAACTGCGGGCCGCCAATCTGCGGTGCAGAAAGGTCGGCATCAAACTAAAATTTTCCGATTTTTCCCAAATCACCCGGAGCAAAACCCTTGGCACATGGATCTGCTCATCCAATGCCATTTTTGACCAGGCAGTATCCTTATATCATGGTTTAAAAATTACAAAAAAAATCCGCCTGATCGGTGTGGGAGTCTCTGAATTCCAGGACACCGAAACGCCGGTTCAACGTTCTTTGTTCGATGATGAGCCCCAAATACATAACAGGCAATGGGAGGCGGTGGACCGGGCCATGGACTCGATTCTCGCCAAATTCGGCCCCAATGCCCTGAACAAGGCAAGCCTGAAAAACCAGAAAATTTCAAACAAATACATAGGAGACCAGAAAGTGAACCCACTTTGTGCTGTGGAAGTGATTATCACAGGAAGGGTCCAGGGCGTATGCTTCAGACATGAAACCCACCTGGCAGCCCAGGAGAGACAGTTGTCAGGATATGTTAAAAATATGCCCGACAGATCGGTCCATGCCCTATTCCAGGGAAATCAGGAAAATGTTCAGAATATGCTGGCCTGGTGCCGAAAGGGCTCCACCTTTTCCCAGGTAAAGGATGTAAATACCCGATCAGCGTCGGTGGATCCGGCATTAACGCATTTTGAAATCCGATATTGA
- a CDS encoding extracellular solute-binding protein: protein MLFRQVLFAASAVLILCLSVGLIGCSSDTPPNMPAPQPPSNEGLAPLVYQKLPDNIQWLTNDTDPVFASDHAQKGGMIREAIMNFPMTFRVVGPDSNGSFRSAILDNQLSLINIHPVTRRIIPELATHWAYDPDKKTMYFKLDPEARWSDGVPVTARDYVYTLTFMRSEHIVAPWYNDYYTREIESVTAFDDYTIAVKSTKAVPDLYLKLGISPTPEHFFRTLGDDFVSRFNWAIVPNTGAYQINDFKKGRFIRFSRKKQWWAKDRRYFKNRFNVDSVLFTVIRDFNMQWEYFKKGRLDTFGMVLPKFWHQKSDTPVINKGYVERIWFFNDLEQPSRGMWLNLDRPIFKDIRVRQAFAHAMNMDKVIKQVLRGDYFRLPQAFYGYGDYTDYTIKARGYDISKVEALMTQAGWQRGTDGIWHKGDMRFSVTVTYYMEEHMPRLAVLKEEALKAGIDLELERLDPTAMFKKALEKKHDVAWMGWSTGLRPSFWQGWHSDNAHKPQTNNITNTDDPELDNLIDRYRDSLDEAERINLSKTIQNKIHDICAYVPSYMVPYVRIAYWRWMRLPQFHGTPVSDSLFDPFAPGTGGLFWVDEEIRQKTLSAVKTGQVFAPVTIIDDKYKRKVRPE from the coding sequence ATGCTATTCAGGCAGGTTCTATTTGCGGCGTCGGCTGTGCTGATTCTTTGCCTTTCGGTTGGGCTTATAGGGTGTTCATCTGACACGCCCCCAAATATGCCTGCCCCCCAGCCTCCCTCCAATGAAGGGCTTGCGCCCCTGGTGTATCAAAAATTGCCCGATAATATCCAGTGGCTCACCAACGATACAGACCCGGTGTTTGCCTCGGATCATGCCCAAAAAGGCGGGATGATCCGGGAGGCTATCATGAATTTTCCCATGACCTTCAGGGTGGTGGGGCCGGATTCCAACGGCTCTTTTCGAAGTGCCATTTTAGACAATCAGCTCTCTTTGATCAATATCCATCCCGTCACCCGGCGCATCATCCCCGAGCTTGCCACCCACTGGGCATATGATCCCGATAAAAAGACCATGTATTTCAAACTGGACCCCGAAGCGCGGTGGTCGGACGGGGTGCCGGTGACAGCCAGGGATTATGTGTATACCCTGACGTTCATGCGCTCTGAACATATTGTGGCGCCCTGGTATAATGATTATTACACCCGTGAGATCGAATCCGTCACCGCCTTTGACGATTACACCATTGCGGTAAAAAGCACCAAGGCCGTACCCGATCTTTATCTTAAACTTGGCATCAGTCCGACCCCCGAACATTTTTTTAGAACCCTGGGGGATGATTTTGTATCCCGGTTCAACTGGGCCATTGTACCCAATACCGGGGCGTACCAGATCAATGATTTTAAAAAGGGACGGTTTATCCGGTTTTCTCGCAAAAAACAGTGGTGGGCCAAAGATCGGCGGTATTTTAAAAATCGATTTAACGTGGACTCGGTGCTTTTTACGGTGATCCGTGATTTTAATATGCAGTGGGAATATTTTAAAAAAGGCCGTTTGGATACCTTTGGCATGGTTCTGCCCAAATTCTGGCACCAGAAATCCGACACCCCGGTGATCAACAAAGGGTATGTGGAACGTATCTGGTTTTTCAATGATCTGGAACAGCCGTCCCGGGGAATGTGGCTGAACCTGGACCGCCCGATTTTCAAGGATATCCGGGTTCGGCAGGCCTTTGCCCATGCCATGAACATGGACAAGGTGATCAAGCAGGTGTTGCGGGGGGATTATTTCAGGCTGCCCCAGGCATTTTACGGATATGGAGACTATACGGATTACACCATCAAAGCCCGGGGTTATGATATTTCAAAGGTTGAAGCCTTGATGACCCAGGCCGGCTGGCAAAGGGGAACCGACGGTATCTGGCACAAAGGGGATATGCGGTTTTCCGTGACGGTGACCTATTACATGGAAGAGCATATGCCCAGGCTGGCCGTCTTGAAAGAAGAGGCGCTCAAGGCCGGCATTGACCTGGAACTTGAGCGCCTTGACCCCACGGCCATGTTCAAGAAGGCCCTGGAAAAAAAACATGATGTGGCCTGGATGGGGTGGAGTACCGGCCTGCGGCCTTCCTTCTGGCAGGGCTGGCATTCGGACAATGCGCACAAGCCCCAGACCAATAACATCACCAACACGGATGATCCGGAACTGGACAATCTCATTGATCGGTACCGGGACAGCCTGGATGAAGCGGAACGCATCAATTTGTCCAAAACCATTCAAAATAAGATCCATGATATCTGCGCCTATGTGCCCTCCTATATGGTGCCCTATGTCCGGATTGCTTATTGGCGCTGGATGCGGCTGCCCCAATTTCACGGCACCCCTGTATCCGATAGCCTGTTTGACCCGTTTGCCCCGGGTACCGGCGGACTCTTCTGGGTTGATGAGGAGATCCGGCAAAAGACCCTATCCGCGGTGAAAACCGGGCAGGTGTTTGCCCCTGTTACCATTATTGATGATAAATATAAAAGAAAGGTGCGGCCGGAATGA
- a CDS encoding ABC transporter ATP-binding protein: MNQTDCGPLLAVKHLGVAFETGQGQVLAVDDVSFELAPGQVLGIAGESGCGKSVTALSLMRLLPKPASTIKAGEVLFKGENLLALPMDAMCNIRGKKISMIFQEPMTALNPVQAIGRQIVEIYSLHFPGMGKKEKNRAALQMLEKVGIPDARQVMKKYPHQLSGGMRQRVMIGMALACEPDILIADEPTTALDVTVQAQIMDLIFHFRDTTGMAVILITHDLGLIAENCDRVVVMYAGTVAESASVTTLFRHPFHPYTRKLLQSIPSLAQTPKEPLPTIPGNVPALSAMPAGCRFVERCEYALSQCENQRPRLMPVASGHFAACRLVNDCEKKSNFNK; this comes from the coding sequence ATGAATCAAACGGATTGTGGGCCGCTTTTGGCTGTTAAACATCTTGGCGTTGCATTTGAAACCGGACAGGGGCAGGTCCTTGCCGTGGATGATGTCAGCTTTGAACTTGCACCGGGCCAGGTCCTGGGAATTGCCGGGGAATCCGGGTGTGGAAAAAGTGTGACGGCCTTAAGTTTGATGCGGCTTTTGCCAAAGCCTGCCTCAACCATTAAAGCCGGAGAGGTTCTGTTTAAGGGAGAAAATCTGTTAGCGTTACCCATGGACGCCATGTGCAATATCCGGGGTAAAAAAATATCCATGATTTTCCAGGAGCCCATGACCGCATTAAACCCGGTGCAGGCCATCGGTCGGCAGATTGTGGAGATCTATTCCCTGCATTTTCCGGGTATGGGCAAGAAAGAAAAAAATAGGGCGGCGTTGCAGATGCTTGAAAAGGTTGGGATTCCCGATGCCCGGCAGGTCATGAAAAAGTACCCCCATCAATTGTCCGGCGGGATGCGCCAGCGGGTGATGATCGGTATGGCACTTGCCTGTGAACCTGATATCCTTATTGCCGATGAGCCGACCACGGCCCTGGATGTCACTGTCCAGGCCCAGATTATGGATCTTATTTTTCACTTTCGGGATACCACGGGCATGGCCGTGATTTTGATTACCCATGATCTTGGGCTGATTGCCGAAAATTGTGACCGGGTGGTTGTGATGTATGCCGGAACAGTGGCAGAGAGCGCCTCTGTGACCACTTTATTTCGGCATCCCTTTCACCCGTATACCAGAAAATTGCTGCAATCCATACCGTCTTTGGCCCAAACGCCAAAAGAACCGCTGCCAACGATTCCGGGAAATGTACCGGCGTTGTCTGCCATGCCGGCCGGATGTCGGTTTGTCGAACGTTGCGAATATGCTTTGTCCCAATGCGAAAATCAGCGGCCGCGGCTCATGCCGGTCGCTTCCGGCCATTTTGCCGCGTGCCGTTTGGTCAATGATTGCGAAAAAAAATCAAATTTTAATAAATAA
- a CDS encoding cold-shock protein, with protein MANGIVKWFNDAKGYGFIEQEEGPDVFVHHTGINATGFKSLNEGDRVTFDVEDGQKGPAAVNVTVQ; from the coding sequence ATGGCAAATGGGATCGTAAAGTGGTTTAATGATGCAAAGGGATACGGATTTATCGAACAGGAGGAGGGACCTGACGTATTCGTGCATCATACCGGCATCAACGCAACTGGTTTTAAATCTCTTAATGAGGGTGACCGGGTCACTTTTGATGTAGAGGACGGACAGAAAGGACCTGCAGCGGTCAATGTAACTGTCCAATAA
- a CDS encoding FAD-dependent oxidoreductase, translating into MTTNPNDIIIIGGGSIGLACAHYLMEQGASVTIIEDRQVGSGASHGNCGLLFFSDVITLCAPGVVSTEIIRTLRGTSPLYIKPELDMERLNFLLRFALNCRQGHLNRAAKNKYALLSYSNRLFSQLFNNSALSCDYEDKGVLTAYLSQKAFENFHHANAFNEQFGLGYKKLSREETLDFEPALSPTIAGAWLSEHDRHVRPERLVSAWKNDLICRGLKIKEMCRATGFICEHGKIRGVHTNQGTFFSNAFALATGAFSSEIAKMLDFHLPVQPGKGYSITMGRPEVCPAVPCMLHERNMVVTPWKSGYRLGGTMEFSGFSTSLNRTRLNKLIQGAAEYMRNPMGRPLVEEWTGVRPMTYDDMPVIGKMSKFSNLVVATGHGMLGLTFATGTGKLVSDLILENRPEIDPAPFSPERFN; encoded by the coding sequence GTGACCACAAACCCAAATGACATAATTATCATCGGTGGCGGAAGCATTGGACTTGCCTGTGCGCATTACTTAATGGAGCAGGGGGCAAGCGTCACTATTATAGAAGACCGGCAAGTCGGTTCAGGGGCATCCCACGGCAACTGCGGCCTGCTGTTTTTCAGTGATGTAATAACACTTTGTGCCCCGGGTGTTGTCTCCACTGAAATCATCCGGACCCTTCGCGGCACAAGCCCTCTTTACATCAAGCCGGAACTGGACATGGAGCGGCTGAACTTTCTCCTGCGCTTTGCATTGAACTGCCGTCAAGGGCATTTAAACCGGGCCGCAAAAAACAAATACGCATTATTGTCATATTCAAACCGACTGTTCAGCCAGTTGTTTAATAATAGCGCCCTATCCTGTGATTATGAAGACAAAGGCGTCCTCACAGCCTACTTATCCCAAAAGGCCTTTGAAAATTTTCACCATGCCAATGCCTTCAATGAACAGTTCGGCTTAGGTTATAAAAAACTCTCCCGGGAAGAAACACTGGATTTTGAACCGGCCCTGTCACCGACAATTGCAGGTGCCTGGCTTTCAGAACATGACCGGCATGTCCGCCCGGAACGCCTTGTATCGGCATGGAAAAACGACCTGATATGCCGGGGACTGAAGATCAAGGAGATGTGCCGGGCAACGGGTTTCATCTGCGAACACGGCAAAATTAGAGGCGTCCACACCAATCAGGGGACTTTCTTTTCAAATGCATTTGCCCTGGCTACCGGGGCCTTTTCTTCTGAAATAGCAAAGATGCTGGATTTCCATCTGCCGGTTCAACCGGGCAAAGGATACAGCATCACCATGGGACGTCCCGAAGTCTGCCCCGCTGTTCCCTGCATGCTCCATGAAAGGAACATGGTGGTAACGCCCTGGAAAAGTGGATATCGTTTAGGAGGGACCATGGAATTTTCAGGATTTTCCACCTCGCTGAACCGTACCCGTTTAAATAAACTGATTCAGGGGGCTGCCGAATATATGCGTAACCCCATGGGCAGACCGCTTGTGGAAGAGTGGACAGGGGTCAGACCAATGACCTACGACGACATGCCTGTGATCGGCAAAATGTCAAAATTCAGCAACCTCGTTGTGGCCACAGGGCACGGCATGCTGGGACTTACCTTTGCCACGGGTACAGGCAAACTTGTCAGTGATTTGATTTTGGAGAACCGGCCGGAGATTGATCCAGCGCCCTTCTCACCGGAGAGATTCAATTGA